In the genome of Cydia strobilella chromosome Z, ilCydStro3.1, whole genome shotgun sequence, one region contains:
- the LOC134754553 gene encoding tubulin alpha-1 chain-like produces the protein MRECISIHGGQAGVQIGNACWELYCLEHGIQPDGQMPSDKTVGGGDDSFNTFFSETGAGKHVPRAVFIDLEPTVVDEVRTGTYRQLFHPEQLITGKEDAANNYARGHYTIGKEIVDLVLDRVRKLADQCTGLQGFLIFHSFGGGTGSGFASLLMERLSVDYGKKSKLEFAIYPAPQISTAVVEPYNSILTTHTTLEHSDAAFMVDNEAIYDICRRNLDIERPTYTNLNRLIGQIVSSITASLRFDGALNVDLTEFQTNLVPYPRIHFPLVTYAPVISAEKAYHEQLSVAEITNACFEPANQMVKCDPRHGKYMACCMLYRGDVVPKDVNAAIGTIKTKRTIQFVDWCPTGFKVGINYQPPTVVPGGDLAKVQRAVCMLSNTTAIAEAWSRLNHKFDLMYAKRAFVHWYVGEGMEEGEFSEAREDLAALEKDYEEVGMDSGEGEGEGGEEY, from the coding sequence ATGCGTGAGTGTATATCTATACACGGCGGACAGGCCGGCGTGCAAATCGGCAACGCCTGCTGGGAGTTGTACTGCCTGGAGCATGGCATCCAGCCGGACGGGCAGATGCCGTCAGACAAGACCGTGGGCGGCGGCGACGACTCGTTCAACACGTTCTTCAGCGAGACGGGCGCGGGCAAGCACGTGCCGCGCGCCGTGTTCATCGATCTGGAGCCCACGGTGGTGGACGAGGTGCGCACGGGCACGTACCGCCAGCTGTTCCACCCCGAGCAGCTCATCACCGGCAAGGAGGACGCCGCCAACAACTACGCGCGCGGACACTACACCATCGGCAAGGAGATCGTGGACCTGGTGCTCGACAGGGTACGCAAGCTAGCCGACCAGTGCACGGGTCTGCAGGGTTTCCTCATCTTCCACTCGTTCGGCGGCGGCACCGGCTCCGGCTTCGCCTCGCTACTCATGGAGCGGCTCTCCGTAGATTACGGGAAAAAGTCCAAACTGGAGTTCGCCATCTACCCCGCGCCACAGATCTCCACCGCGGTCGTGGAGCCCTACAACTCTATCCTGACTACGCACACGACGCTAGAGCACTCCGACGCTGCCTTCATGGTCGACAACGAAGCTATCTACGACATCTGCAGAAGAAACTTGGATATTGAACGACCAACCTACACTAACTTGAACCGGTTGATCGGACAGATCGTATCCTCCATCACTGCCTCGCTACGATTTGACGGCGCGCTAAACGTGGACCTAACAGAGTTCCAGACCAACTTGGTGCCGTATCCTCGCATCCACTTCCCGCTAGTCACGTATGCGCCCGTCATCTCCGCCGAGAAGGCGTACCACGAGCAGCTATCTGTCGCGGAGATCACCAACGCGTGCTTCGAGCCGGCGAACCAGATGGTGAAATGCGACCCGCGGCACGGGAAGTACATGGCATGCTGCATGCTGTACCGCGGGGACGTGGTGCCGAAGGACGTGAACGCGGCGATCGGAACGATAAAGACCAAGCGCACAATTCAATTCGTTGATTGGTGTCCGACCGGATTTAAAGTTGGGATTAACTACCAGCCGCCGACGGTCGTGCCGGGTGGGGATCTGGCTAAAGTGCAAAGAGCTGTTTGCATGTTGTCTAACACTACAGCAATTGCCGAAGCGTGGTCGCGCCTGAATCACAAGTTCGATCTCATGTACGCGAAGCGCGCGTTCGTCCATTGGTACGTCGGTGAGGGTATGGAGGAGGGGGAGTTCTCAGAGGCGCGCGAGGACCTGGCGGCGCTCGAGAAGGATTATGAAGAGGTCGGCATGGACTCTGGAGAAGGCGAGGGCGAAGGTGGCGAAGAATATTAG